In the genome of Candida dubliniensis CD36 chromosome 3, complete sequence, the window AGCGACTTTGTTTCCTAAAGTATTTTGCACTTTAGTTTTAACATGGTCATTATATGttctattatttattttccCAAATTACATTAAATCATCCTTGAATTTAAcaatattgaatataattgGTATAATATTATACGTGCTATGTATTATCACTTATTATAAGATTATTCTAATTGGACCTGGATCTCCATTAGATTATCCGGAATTaagaatcaacaatttgaataGAATGATAGACGAGAATCCCTATAACAGTAACAATGATGATCCAATAGATTTACCACCGGAATCAATGATAATACATACTATGAAAGTTAATGGCAATCAAGGATATAGGTATTGCACCAAATGTTCAGTGTGGAAACCTGATAGATCTCATCATTGTTCATCATCAGGAAAATGTATATTAAAAATGGATCATTATTGTCCATGGTTTTCCACTTGTATTGgattttataattataaatttttcattcaattcttaAGTTATGTTGCCAtttattgttggtttttatttattattagtgCTCGAATACTATATAAATTCATCACCCAAGGAttatttgaagatgaaataTTATCACTCAATTTAGTTGCAgttttaattctttcatttgCATTTGCCATTGCTGTTAGTGTATTTGCAATATTTCTGATTTATTTATGTTGTAAGAATTTAACAACTATTGAATTCCAAGAAAAACGATGTAATTATCGTGGCCATGCAAATGATGAAAGATTCAATtatgaatttgataataatgggAAACGTAAGAAattaaatacaaatatttttgatttaggAGTAATGGAAAATTGGAAACTGGTTATGGGCCCAAATTGGATCACATGGTTATTACCAATAACTGTTGCTACAAttacaactacaacaacaacacccATAATATCTGAAGaagattttaataatggaatcaattttaaagttaatgaagaaatataTACTAAATATCTTCATAATGCtgaattacaacaacaattgaatcaacaaTTGTCTAATTATAAAGATCGATTAAGAAGAGAACGTCAAGCAAATATGGTGTAAAGAGTTCGGTagcaatatatatatatgtacaCACTTGACCCAGTATTTAATATACTTATAGTAGTTGTTTCATAGAGTTATATCAACTTATCCTAGCTATTACCCTCTTTGTTTGAATTGATCAAGTGTTGAGGATTACAGGATTTGTTTGTCCTTCTCTGTGAtacaaacaatttttttttgcctaTTAATTCAAGTTTACTAgcacaaaaaaattgtcaacgaaatttttatatcaacaaaaaacaacttTTCAATTCCCCTTCATTTCTCCACACCTACACCTACACCAATACCAAACACTATCCATTAAAGACTTAGTTACCAACTTCTAATCATGTATACTGAACTCccatttgatgaattaaaagTTGATCCAACTCAAAAGAAACGTATTGCTTATTTCTATGATGCTGATATTGGGAATTATGCTTATGGTGCTGGTCATCCCATGAAACCTCATCGTATAAGAATGGCtcattcattaattatgaattatggattatataaaaaaatggaaatttATCGAGCCAAACCAGcaacaaaacaagaaatgTGTCAATTTCATACTGATgaatatattgattttattagtCGAGTTAACCCTGATAATTTAGATTTATTTACTAAAgaacaaattaaatttaatgtTGGTGATGATTGTCCAGTTTTCGATggattatttgaatattgTGGTattagtggtggtggttcAATGGAAGGAGCAGCAAGATTGAATCGAGGTAAATGTGATATTGCCATTAATTATGCTGGTGGATTACATCATGCAAAAAAATCTGAAGCTAGTGGGTTTTGttatttaaatgatattgTATTGGGAatcattgaattattacGATACCATCCAAGAGtattatatattgatattgatgttCATCATGGTGATGGTGTCGAAGAAGCATTTTATACTACTGATAGAGTAATGACTTGTTCTTTCCATAAATACGGAGAGTTTTTCCCTGGAACTGGTGAATTAAGAGATATTGGAGTAGGTAAGGGGAAATATCATGCTGTTAATGTTCCATTACGTGATGGTATTGATGATGCCACctataaatcaatatttgaaCCAGTAATATCGAAAATCATCGAATGGTATCAACCTTCAGCCATTGTTTTACAATGTGGAGGAGATTCCTTGAGTGGTGATCGATTAGgttgttttaatttatctatGAATGGTCATGCTAACTGTATCAATTTTGTTAAATCTTTTAACATACCCATGATGGTAGTTGGTGGAGGTGGTTATACTATGAGAAACGTGGCTCGTACTTGGGCTTATGAACTGGGATTATTGAACAATGTCAAATTACCCGATGAATTACCTTATAATGAATATTATGAATATTATGGCCCTGATTATAAATTGGATGTTCGATCATCTAATATGTTTAATCAGAATTCTCCAGAATTTTTAGATAAAATTTTGACAAACATTATTGccaatttggaaaatacAAAACACGCGCCTTCAGTACAAATGAATGAAGTTCCTAATGATCCAGAAGATTTAGGagatattgaagaagataCAGCCATGGCAATTGATACAAAAGGAGGTTCAGAAATGAGTCGAGATGCTCAAATACAACCAGACAATGAGTTttatgaagatgatgagaAAGATAAGGGGGAGAAAGCTATAgttgataataaacaagaagAGCAAGATTCAATGAATATTGATAAGAATGAAACACCCGTTGTTGAGAAGAATAAAGAGATAGTAGAAgataaacaacaagatgAAAATGAGAATACAGACGATAAGATAGAAGAGGATAAACCAGAAGAAACAAACCCGgttgaagaaaaagctCCAGAGGAAAAAGTAGAAGAAGTAAAACCAGTTGAAGAGAAAGCAGAAGAAGTAAAAGAGGTTGAAGAGAAAGTAGAAGAGTTAAAAGAGGTTGATAAGCCAGAGGTAACTCCAACAGAGCCAACCAAGGAACTGAAACAAGAGGATCAACCCATGGAAGATGCCACAAAATtaactgaagaagaattaaaagaaattgaagaactAAATAAAGGTTCATAATTCAAAGAATATTTAGAGATtgtttgtcttttttttttttattgtattgtataATTAGATTGTATcgtattaattaataagaCTAAGAGATTCATGTAAATTGTTGGTCCAATAGTTCTTCAAACCTCCaacgaagaagaaggtaGCTTTTATAGGGGAAAACTGAACGATTGACTCACTAAACTCACACCACCGTCACCTCGTTCTCCTCCCCCACATCCGCATCACTGCCGGCCCAATCAATTTCGCTtcggaaaaaaaaaaaaaaatgaacagacaaaaaagttaaaaaaaaaaacatataaTATCgcaatataatataaatacgACATACATACACATATGATCACAAGTGTttcatatttatttatatatcgTTTGATTTTTAgattaatattttcatgTTTAAAATCcagtttctttttcgtCCTTGTTTAGTTAATAATCACCATCAAACTAATATATCCAGACTAATAcattttaattcattacATACGATAACTAAATCAACCCCACTATCATCGAAATTAATCATTGGGAAAGCTCAATTAtctttatcaacaacaccaGAAAAAGCACAACCGAAAATGGCATTAACGGTTCAATCATGTACTCAATTACCTACGGGGAAATTACCTGAATATATCAAATCTTCCAAAAGTCGATTATACAACATTGTATGGCTGTCATCATCTCCACCAACAAATATATACATTGCGAAAAAACCTGGTGATGCCAGTGTTCGTGAAGCCatgattgaatttataaatcatttaCATCAACAATATCCATCAATTAATGTTATTGTCAATCAAGAAGTAGCTGATGAATTAATGCATGAATTGAAAACGACAACCAccattaaacaaaatagtagtagtagtattagtagtagtactagTGTTAGTGGTAAATCGattcaagaattaatgGATCCATTAACTGATCATGTTATTTATACTGGTAAAAATGaagatattgttgataaaacCGAATTGATGATTACATTAGGTGGAGATGGGACAATTTTACATGGAGTTAGTTTATTTCtgaatgttgttgttccaccaatattatcatttgcTATGGGTACATTAGGATTTTTATTaccatttgattttaaaaattataaacaaacaTTTCGAGAAGTTTATGAAGGTAGAAGTAAAGCATTACATAGAAATCGATTGGAATGTCATGTCATCAGAAAACAAATAGTTAAAACTTTGGATGATGGAGAAAGAgctaataaaaaattgaaaactaaTGGGGAAAAAAGTATATCAAAGCTTAAAGAAGAACAATCTTCAAGTAGTAATGGTTCtagaaaaattaaagaaatgaTTCATGCTATGAATGATGTCACTATTCATCGTGGGAGTTCACCAAATTTGACATCATTAgatatttatattgataatgaatttttcactACCACTTTTGCTGATGGAGTTATATTTGCAACACCAACTGGATCAACGGCgtattcattatcatcaggGGGATCAATAACTCATCCTTCTGTCCCTTGTGTTTTATTAACTCCAATTTGTCCGCGGTCTTTATCATTTAGACCATTAATCTTGCCTAGTCTGTCAGATATAATGATTAGATTGTCTGAAAGTAATAGAAatcaaagaattgaattaacCATAGATGGTATAACTCAACCTGATCTTCATCCTGGCGATGAAGTACATATCACGTCGGAAGTAGCTATTACTTCAGGTGGTCAGTCTTTATTGTCTAGtactggtggtggtaacaAAACTACTAGCACCAGTACCAGTGCCGGTACTAGCAGCGGCAGCAGCGGCAGCAGTACCAGTAGTAGCCCTAGTGGTAGTGGAAACAACACTAGTGGTAGTTATGGTGACAAAAATGGAATTTGGTGTGTTGCCACTAATCAAAACCAATGGTCAAAAGATTTGAATAGTTTATTGGGATTCAATAGTTCGTTCAGAGATCAAAAGGGGAAACGATTACATCTatagaaagaaatagaacaaatgaggaagaagaggaaaagGGTTTGCTATTAGTGATAGAATCTCTTTATGTATTTCCCAAAAAGGATATTTTGTCTTAAATAGATTTGCAACCCATAACAgcatgtttttttttttttttctatagACGTCTTGTAGAATTAGTTATTTCTGTTGCCAAataaaaagttgaaaaaaaccTACTACCATTGGTGTTGCCAAAAAAGATACAGCTAAGGAAgtcattctttttttgcttcATTACAAGAACACAAACCATTACAGACTTCATGAATAgtttaaataataacattTACGGAAAAACTGGAATTGTCAGTTTTTCACTCACTTTTAATATCCAAACGACAGAGGTTTTGCCTATAAATGCTCTTGCTGGAATTTTAAAATGGATTGATTTCTAACTCCCATCAAATGGTATACTACTGACTATGACTTGCAAGAACCTTCTTAATAGAAATTGCACACATTAACTACAAATGATTTAGTAGACTGTGTGGAAAACTGTTAATTGGGCCAATGCAAATGAAATGCGACCAATACGTGAAATTTGACATGGGGCCTATTGTTGTAATTCACCTCgcggaaaaaaaaaaaataaatccaaCAATACAATGCTAAGTAGAAAGGTGGCACCACGTTCAAATTTACGAGATCAAGACCAACCAAACTATTCTCACAAAAACCACCAAAGAGTGGTTTTCACATTTTTCAAACGAACGACATACAATTTGGCAAGAGAAGCAATTAGTGTTAATTTAGGAGCCACCAGAAGTAGAAACTGATTAACTGAAATAATTTGATCCTATTTATATTGTACTTTTTAAGGTCACTTATAACTGGGTTCGAATTTCAAACAAGCATCCCCAACTTTTTGCGAACCCGGTGTGAGAAAACTGAAAATTTTCTTGGAAAATCTTACTAAAATGTTATCcatggaaaaaaaaaaacttagtttcaaatttccaaaaagGGGGAATTAACAAATCTGCTCAGATTGTGAAGAATCAGAAGAGTATTACTTAAGTTTTccaagattttgaaaattgatattgCTGATGaataagaaagaaagaaagaaagaaagaaaaaaaaagccatAAGGACAATGCCTATTATGGAGAATTGGAATGTATTGTTTctatcaacaattgatttgttcTTGTGGTTGTAATGAATAATAGCTATCTACAATTTCTCGTCAAATAAgattcattttttgttgttgtgggaGAAACTTTGTTTTCATCTTGCCCTTTCACCCTCTCCTGTTGCTTAGGgcttttgttgaaaattgGATTTTACAAGATAGAAGTTGATTTACACCCCCCCTTCATGGTAACAGTGGTAACCTCGTCTTATCATGTCCATAGTCACAAATGCTGGCCTCCGCCAAATATGTGGCCGAGCTTTTCCGAGTGAGtgagaaaaaaatgaattaaaactCTATTTTTAAAATGGCGTACCAATTGACGTATTCAATGATGAGGATAATAATTCagttcaaaaaaatttggcaTGCATTATGGTTTTGCCTTACCACGTAAGGACATAATAAATAAGTAATAAGTTCATCAGAAGTTTAGTGAAAGGTGTAGATGTATGTTTGTCAACGGGTGCAATTGAATAAGAAAGcgaaaaacaaaaatccGGAATTGCCTGTGCTAGAACGAATTGgaatttgaagatgaaaaaataaaacaatttttacaCCCGGGGTGCAATGAACCTAATAGCcagatgatgattattattccttgattgttgttccttttttttttttcttttcttatttttgcGTTGATTAAACAGAAATTGCCACAAAACCAAGATTATtcatatcaaaaaaaaaaagaaccaGTAGCCTATTTACACCCCCTATTGGCACCCCCATTTcaagaaaatgatgaacgaataataataatcacaaaatattattattaacttTTCCTTACTGATTACTGattgcttttttttggtttggcTTTTGTTTGCCTTCCAATTTGCCAGGTGGGTGGGGGGTGGGTAATTGAGTGAAGTACAATTCTGGGCAACTAACAAATACTTGTGAGCTTCTGTCAATTGTAATTCCTGAAGTGGCCTTGTAGCGagcttttcttttttgccATCcgtttttgttgtttttgttttgttttgtcattttttcctttttctgCGTCCAAATTGTCTCTTCTTCTCCTCCTCCTTCCATCTTGCATTTCTTGTCTGATTTCCTACGTCTCGGTGTTTCCTgtaatattttttctttctttttttttttttttttttctctctttttctgCCCCATAATTCAAAATCCTGAGATTAACCGTATAAAAGagcattttcaatttattaatatcacGCACGTCACATATTAAATTCCAAACATTCCTTCTCAACAGTCATAacacaacaagaacaatcACAACAATCACAACAGGAACAAACATTGAGTGAAACAGAGAGTGAGacagagaaaaaaaagaaatataaatataataatagaaatatCCACCAAAATCCACCAAACCAATTTACTACccatacacacacacacacacacagaCTTTCAAAAAAACTTCAACAAGCacccaaagaaaaaaaaaaaaataaagaaaaagagaaagaaaaaaaaatttaaccCTGTTGTccacttctttttttatttaatttttactttattttctttttctttttatttttaaaatcaatcatcaatcacattcaacaacaacctaTCGAAGAAAAAGGTAAAGAAATAAGTAACTAATTGGAACAAATTACaatatttggtttatttcattcattcattcattccATTTCCAATTATTAACTCATTGTACACAAATTATCACTAAGAAGAgattatcattttttttttttgtttttaaacAACATACTCCAATCTAGACAGTTATAGCGTTAGTCACCCACCCGCATACATTGTGAACTCTTTTCAACTTT includes:
- a CDS encoding palmitoyltransferase, putative (Similar to S. cerevisiae PFA3) — its product is MAAILYKYSMINSNNNGNSILKSLETSCCFLATLFPKVFCTLVLTWSLYVLLFIFPNYIKSSLNLTILNIIGIILYVLCIITYYKIILIGPGSPLDYPELRINNLNRMIDENPYNSNNDDPIDLPPESMIIHTMKVNGNQGYRYCTKCSVWKPDRSHHCSSSGKCILKMDHYCPWFSTCIGFYNYKFFIQFLSYVAIYCWFLFIISARILYKFITQGLFEDEILSLNLVAVLILSFAFAIAVSVFAIFSIYLCCKNLTTIEFQEKRCNYRGHANDERFNYEFDNNGKRKKLNTNIFDLGVMENWKSVMGPNWITWLLPITVATITTTTTTPIISEEDFNNGINFKVNEEIYTKYLHNAELQQQLNQQLSNYKDRLRRERQANMV
- a CDS encoding histone deacetylase, putative (Similar to S. cerevisiae RPD3) translates to MYTELPFDELKVDPTQKKRIAYFYDADIGNYAYGAGHPMKPHRIRMAHSLIMNYGLYKKMEIYRAKPATKQEMCQFHTDEYIDFISRVNPDNLDLFTKEQIKFNVGDDCPVFDGLFEYCGISGGGSMEGAARLNRGKCDIAINYAGGLHHAKKSEASGFCYLNDIVLGIIELLRYHPRVLYIDIDVHHGDGVEEAFYTTDRVMTCSFHKYGEFFPGTGELRDIGVGKGKYHAVNVPLRDGIDDATYKSIFEPVISKIIEWYQPSAIVLQCGGDSLSGDRLGCFNLSMNGHANCINFVKSFNIPMMVVGGGGYTMRNVARTWAYESGLLNNVKLPDELPYNEYYEYYGPDYKLDVRSSNMFNQNSPEFLDKILTNIIANLENTKHAPSVQMNEVPNDPEDLGDIEEDTAMAIDTKGGSEMSRDAQIQPDNEFYEDDEKDKGEKAIVDNKQEEQDSMNIDKNETPVVEKNKEIVEDKQQDENENTDDKIEEDKPEETNPVEEKAPEEKVEEVKPVEEKAEEVKEVEEKVEELKEVDKPEVTPTEPTKESKQEDQPMEDATKLTEEELKEIEELNKGS
- a CDS encoding NADH kinase, mitochondrial precursor, putative (Similar to S. cerevisiae POS5) — its product is MFKIQFLFRPCLVNNHHQTNISRLIHFNSLHTITKSTPLSSKLIIGKAQLSLSTTPEKAQPKMALTVQSCTQLPTGKLPEYIKSSKSRLYNIVWSSSSPPTNIYIAKKPGDASVREAMIEFINHLHQQYPSINVIVNQEVADELMHELKTTTTIKQNSSSSISSSTSVSGKSIQELMDPLTDHVIYTGKNEDIVDKTELMITLGGDGTILHGVSLFSNVVVPPILSFAMGTLGFLLPFDFKNYKQTFREVYEGRSKALHRNRLECHVIRKQIVKTLDDGERANKKLKTNGEKSISKLKEEQSSSSNGSRKIKEMIHAMNDVTIHRGSSPNLTSLDIYIDNEFFTTTFADGVIFATPTGSTAYSLSSGGSITHPSVPCVLLTPICPRSLSFRPLILPSSSDIMIRLSESNRNQRIELTIDGITQPDLHPGDEVHITSEVAITSGGQSLLSSTGGGNKTTSTSTSAGTSSGSSGSSTSSSPSGSGNNTSGSYGDKNGIWCVATNQNQWSKDLNSLLGFNSSFRDQKGKRLHL